A genomic region of Anas platyrhynchos isolate ZD024472 breed Pekin duck chromosome 19, IASCAAS_PekinDuck_T2T, whole genome shotgun sequence contains the following coding sequences:
- the LOC101805201 gene encoding GTP-binding protein Rhes: MSLVVKEKNHVRLVFLGAAGVGKTALIRRFLLDTFEPKHRRTVEELHSKEYEVSGATVTVEILDTSGSYSFPAMRKLSIQNSDAFALVYAVNDAESFESVKSLREEILEVKEDKFPPIVVVGNKAESGGERQVPAEDALSLVELDWNSRFVETSAKDNENVLEVFRELLQQANLPSWLSPALCKRRETFPKEHMLRPPMNKTNSCSVC, encoded by the coding sequence ATGTCCCtggtggtgaaggagaagaACCACGTGCGCCTGGTCTTCTTGGGCGCCGCCGGCGTGGGCAAGACCGCGCTGATCCGCCGCTTCCTGCTGGACACCTTCGAGCCCAAGCACCGGCGCACGGTGGAGGAGCTGCACAGCAAGGAGTACGAGGTGAGTGGCGCCACGGTGACGGTGGAAATCTTGGACACCAGTGGCAGCTACTCCTTCCCGGCCATGAGGAAGCTCTCCATCCAGAACAGTGACGCCTTCGCCCTGGTCTACGCCGTCAACGATGCTGAGTCCTTCGAGAGCGTCAAGAGCCTGCGGGAGGAGATCCTGGAGGTGAAGGAGGACAAGTTCCCCCCCATCGTGGTGGTCGGCAACAAGGCGGAGAGCGGCGGCGAGCGGCAGGTGCCGGCAGAGGACGCGCTGTCGCTGGTGGAGCTGGACTGGAACAGCCGCTTCGTGGAGACCTCAGCCAAGGACAACGAGAACGTGCTGGAGGTCttcagggagctgctgcagcaagccaACCTGCCCAGCTGGCTCAGCCCCGCGCTCTGCAAGAGGAGGGAGACGTTCCCCAAGGAGCACATGCTGCGGCCGCCCATGAACAAGACCAACAGCTGCTCGGTGTGCTGA